Proteins encoded by one window of Musa acuminata AAA Group cultivar baxijiao chromosome BXJ2-9, Cavendish_Baxijiao_AAA, whole genome shotgun sequence:
- the LOC135623706 gene encoding cyclin-dependent kinase inhibitor 1-like has protein sequence MGRYTTKCSRAVDELAVMEVTQDVGARTRARTLALASAAAVAGSKRRNAAAPPPEVVQTSTYLQLRSRHLVMMTRGKTQRPANSSASSNPDPSVERVSRCCSNASSEVVFNEQDGEVLDSSTCNFDSRRARREMPPSNEAQCEAGDLESMTEACSSWRKAEATPTQAEIEEFFAAAEKEQAQQFADKYNYDVVHDVPFDGRFEWVRIN, from the exons ATGGGGAGGTACACGACGAAGTGCAGTAGAGCAGTCGATGAACTCGCGGTTATGGAGGTGACCCAGGATGTGGGAGCGAGGACGAGAGCGAGGACCCTGGCCCTCGCCTCCGCCGCGGCTGTAGCTGGGTCGAAGCGGAGAAATGCGGCTGCGCCGCCCCCAGAGGTGGTGCAGACGTCGACCTACCTCCAGCTCCGTAGCCGTCACCTCGTCATGATGACCCGGGGGAAGACGCAGCGACCGGCGAACTCTTCTGCCTCTTCAAATCCCGACCCCTCGGTGGAGAGGGTCTCCCGTTGCTGCAGCAACGCTTCCAGCGAGGTGGTGTTCAACGAGCAG GATGGCGAGGTTTTGGATAGCTCGACGTGCAACTTCGATTCCAGACGAGCGAG GAGGGAGATGCCCCCCTCGAACGAGGCGCAATGCGAAGCGGGTGATCTGGAATCGATGACGGAGGCGTGTTCGAGTTGGAGGAAGGCAGAGGCGACGCCGACGCAGGCAGAGATCGAGGAGTTCTTCGCTGCAGCGGAGAAAGAGCAGGCGCAGCAGTTCGCCGACAA GTACAACTACGACGTCGTCCACGACGTTCCGTTCGACGGCCGCTTCGAGTGGGTTCGAATCAACTAA
- the LOC135622105 gene encoding calmodulin-like protein 30, which produces MSCLMILCLNLRSTLSKKPNLRLEKMMSTRERQVSDLGLMRRYEPDEDEMKQVFDKMSNNKAKIEFEDMKALLERLKVHDAAHEAKQILQTVGSNKDGSVDFGDFMAVHRKGGVWTSDIVSAFKMFDQDGDGQISAKEIKDMMGRLGEDCSLEECRRMVKEMDKNGDGLVGMDDFMAMMTRTMKLSRLPSSSAIALP; this is translated from the coding sequence ATGTCATGCTTGATGATCCTGTGCCTTAATCTTCGGTCAACCTTGTCCAAGAAGCCTAATCTGAGGCTGGAAAAGATGATGTCGACCAGAGAGAGGCAAGTCTCCGACCTGGGGCTGATGCGCAGGTACGagcccgacgaggatgagatgaagCAGGTGTTCGACAAAATGTCGAACAATAAGGCGAAGATCGAGTTCGAAGATATGAAGGCGCTGCTGGAACGGTTGAAGGTTCACGATGCAGCCCACGAGGCGAAGCAGATACTGCAGACGGTAGGCTCGAACAAAGACGGCTCCGTAGATTTCGGCGACTTCATGGCGGTGCACAGGAAGGGAGGCGTGTGGACGAGCGACATAGTGAGTGCCTTCAAGATGTTCGATCAAGATGGCGACGGACAAATCAGCGCCAAGGAGATAAAGGACATGATGGGGAGGCTTGGCGAGGACTGCAGCTTGGAGGAGTGCCGGAGAATGGTGAAGGAAATGGACAAGAATGGCGACGGGCTCGTGGGCATGGATGATTTCATGGCAATGATGACCAGAACCATGAAGCTGAGCCGATTGCCCTCCTCCTCAGCAATAGCATTGCCCTGA